The following coding sequences are from one Capsicum annuum cultivar UCD-10X-F1 chromosome 3, UCD10Xv1.1, whole genome shotgun sequence window:
- the LOC107863934 gene encoding gibberellin receptor GID1B-like, which produces MAGSNEINASESKRVVPLNTWILISNFKLAYNMLRRSDGTFNRYLAEFLERKVPANSIPVDGVYSFDVVDRATSLLNRVYKPAPKHEADWGKIELDKPLSTTEIVPVIIFFHGGSFTHSSANSAIYDTFCRRLVSICKAVVVSVNYRRSPENRYPCAYDDGWAALKWVQSRQWLQSGKDLKVHVYMAGDSSGGNIAHHVAVKAAEADIEVLGNILLHPMFGGQKRTESESRLDGKYFVTVQDRDWYWRAYLPEREDRDHPACNIFGPRGRSLEGLNFPKSLVVVAGLDLVQDWQLTYVEGLRKSGHEVNLLYLKQATIGFYFLPNNDHFRCLMEEIRSFIHPNHS; this is translated from the exons ATGGCAGGCAGTAACGAGATCAACGCTAGTGAATCTAAG AGGGTGGTTCCACTTAATACATGGATACTTATATCCAATTTCAAGCTGGCTTACAACATGCTTCGTCGGTCTGATGGCACGTTCAATCGCTATTTAGCTGAGTTCTTGGAAAGGAAAGTCCCTGCAAATTCGATTCCAGTTGATGGTGTTTACTCGTTTGATGTTGTTGATCGTGCTACAAGCCTGCTTAACCGTGTCTATAAACCTGCCCCGAAACATGAGGCTGATTGGGGTAAAATTGAACTCGATAAACCTTTGAGCACTACAGAAATTGTTCCTGTCATTATTTTCTTCCATGGTGGAAGTTTCACTCATTCTTCAGCCAATAGTGCTATTTACGACACATTTTGTCGGCGCCTTGTTAGCATTTGCAAGGCTGTTGTTGTTTCTGTTAATTATCGACGATCACCTGAGAATCGGTATCCTTGTGCATATGATGATGGATGGGCTGCTCTTAAATGGGTTCAATCAAGGCAATGGCTTCAAAGTGGGAAGGATTTGAAAGTTCATGTCTACATGGCGGGTGATAGTTCTGGTGGTAATATTGCTCACCATGTTGCGGTGAAGGCTGCTGAAGCCGATATTGAGGTATTGGGAAATATTCTTCTTCATCCAATGTTTGGTGGACAAAAGAGGACCGAATCCGAGAGTAGATTGGATGGGAAATACTTTGTAACAGTTCAAGATAGGGATTGGTACTGGAGGGCATATTTACCCGAAAGGGAAGATAGGGACCATCCAGCATGTAACATATTTGGCCCGAGGGGTAGAAGTCTTGAAGGACTAAACTTTCCAAAGAGTTTAGTCGTCGTAGCTGGTTTGGATCTTGTTCAAGATTGGCAATTGACTTATGTTGAAGGGTTACGAAAATCAGGGCACGAGGTGAATCTACTATATCTAAAGCAGGCAACAATAGGTTTCTATTTCTTGCCTAATAACGATCATTTTCGTTGCCTAATGGAGGAGATAAGAAGCTTTATCCATCCTAACCATTCATAG